A window from Leptothermofonsia sichuanensis E412 encodes these proteins:
- a CDS encoding globin domain-containing protein, with product MVSQKTIEIVKATAPILKERGEEITRRMYQIAFAERPDYKRGFETTWMQHLDGGGQAHKLAAAVYAYATHIDRLDELAAAVDHIAHRHVATRILPEQYPLIGEKLLQAMKDVLQEAATDDVIAAWAEAYEALAAVFIQKEKIIYQQADQELTEQLRSASNLKAANE from the coding sequence ATGGTTAGTCAAAAAACAATTGAAATTGTCAAAGCAACGGCACCGATACTGAAAGAAAGAGGTGAAGAGATTACACGGCGAATGTATCAAATTGCCTTTGCAGAACGACCTGATTACAAACGGGGCTTTGAAACCACCTGGATGCAGCATCTTGATGGGGGCGGGCAAGCCCACAAGCTGGCGGCAGCAGTTTATGCCTATGCCACTCATATTGATCGCCTGGATGAGCTGGCCGCCGCTGTAGACCATATTGCCCATCGTCACGTCGCAACGCGCATTCTGCCTGAGCAATACCCCCTGATTGGCGAAAAGTTGTTGCAGGCAATGAAAGATGTTTTGCAAGAGGCGGCAACGGATGATGTGATTGCGGCCTGGGCTGAAGCCTATGAGGCATTAGCAGCAGTTTTTATTCAAAAAGAAAAAATTATTTATCAACAGGCGGATCAAGAACTCACGGAGCAACTGAGGAGTGCGAGCAATCTGAAAGCAGCCAATGAATAG